One bacterium genomic window, CCTATTCGCCCAAGGGCGGCACCGGCATCCTGGTGCGGACCTTGCTCCGCTTTTTCGACCAGCTCTAGTTTCCCCCCTTTGAAAAAGGGGGGGCAGGGGGGATTTAAAGCCGTTGCAGAAAAAATCAGCCACTTTATCTCCGCGAGGCTTGGGTCAAATCCCCCCCGACCCCCCTTTTTCAAAGGGGGGTGAATAGTGGCGATTCGTTTTCTAATTCTTTCATTAATCCTGTATTCGGCTTACTTGCTGCCCCGGCTCGACGCGGCGGTGGCTTGGGATCAAGCCGCGATTTTCAGCTTGGCTGAGGCCCGGCGGCCGGCTTGGACCTCGTTCTTCTTCTTCATCACCAAGGCTTCGGACACCCGCGGCTTCCTGGTCGCCCTGATCCTGCCGGCCCTGCTGTTTTTTCAGCGGCGGCGTTGGATCACCGGGCTCTGGTATCTGCTGGGAGTTGGCTTGCTCAAGCTCTCGATCTCGGGACTCAAGGTTTTATTGGGCCGGGCCCGGCCCGAAGGCGGATTGGAAATCCTGCCGACCTTGAGCATGCCCAGCGGCCACGCGGCCAACGCGGTTTTTATGTTCGGCCTGCTCGCCGTTTTCCTCTGGCCGCGGGTGGGTTCGGCGGCCGGCCGGATCTTGCTTTGGGGCTTCTGTTTGATCGGGATTTTGCTGGTCGATCTCTCGCGGGTCTATCTCGGCGTCCACTATCCGAGCGACGTGATCGTCGGTTCGCTTTACACCGCGGCTGGATTGTGGATCTTGCAGGGATTTCGGAAGGATGTGTTTTCTTTGTAGGGGCGACCCTTGCGGTCGCCCTGGGCGAGGATTTGGTCGCCGTTTCAGACAGGGCACCCGCAAGGGGTGCCCCTACAATCAACCTAAACTCCGCCGCACCTGAGCGGCCTTGACGATGTCTTCCTCGGGCGAGCGGCCCTGCAGCCAATTCTGCAAAACATTGGAGCTGTAATTGCGATGGATGATCTCGTCGGGCTCTTGGGGGCCGAGCTTTTCCCCGAGATAGGCTTCGATGTGCTCGAGCCCGCCCCGAACGTAGGCGAAGTGGGGCATCCGCTTGGCCAAGAGGTCGAGGTTCTCGCGGTTGAAATAGCGGCCGACCCGCCGGATGAC contains:
- a CDS encoding phosphatase PAP2 family protein translates to MAIRFLILSLILYSAYLLPRLDAAVAWDQAAIFSLAEARRPAWTSFFFFITKASDTRGFLVALILPALLFFQRRRWITGLWYLLGVGLLKLSISGLKVLLGRARPEGGLEILPTLSMPSGHAANAVFMFGLLAVFLWPRVGSAAGRILLWGFCLIGILLVDLSRVYLGVHYPSDVIVGSLYTAAGLWILQGFRKDVFSL